In one Pseudomonas sp. R84 genomic region, the following are encoded:
- a CDS encoding alpha/beta hydrolase: protein MSTLTLTSRTFSTPRHTTHYLESGPDDGPLMMFLHGWPEISLVWRAQMEAFAAKGWHCVAPDMRGYGRSAAAESTREYTMEKIVADMAELHDHLDGKPAIWVGHDWGSVVAGELVAHEPQRSRGVVLISVPYFPDTNALSTLIPLVDRAIYPANQYPDGQWDYYRYYNTHFTSAVADLDADKAASLASIYRRGDPANIGKVASNAEVTRKGGRFGVSHRAPPMQPDLALWPVTDFSALLQAFEERGFRSSCAWYLNDDANIAYARRAPDGGRLSLPVLFVNGDYDQMNNINGNRLGDPMRAACADLTITSLPGAHWLPLECKSGLVVAIDNWLQSKKL, encoded by the coding sequence ATGTCCACACTCACGCTGACCTCACGCACTTTCAGTACCCCGCGCCATACGACGCATTATTTGGAGTCCGGGCCAGACGACGGGCCGCTGATGATGTTCCTGCATGGTTGGCCGGAGATTAGCCTGGTCTGGCGCGCGCAGATGGAAGCGTTCGCTGCAAAAGGCTGGCACTGCGTTGCACCGGATATGCGCGGCTATGGCCGTTCTGCCGCGGCAGAATCCACCCGCGAATATACGATGGAAAAAATCGTGGCGGACATGGCCGAACTTCATGACCATCTCGACGGCAAGCCCGCCATCTGGGTTGGCCACGACTGGGGCAGTGTAGTGGCCGGTGAATTGGTGGCTCATGAACCACAGCGCAGTCGTGGCGTGGTGCTGATCTCCGTGCCGTATTTCCCCGACACGAACGCTTTGTCGACGCTGATTCCACTGGTTGACCGGGCGATCTATCCAGCCAATCAGTATCCTGATGGTCAATGGGACTATTACCGCTACTACAACACGCACTTCACATCCGCCGTCGCTGATCTGGACGCGGACAAAGCGGCATCGCTGGCTTCGATTTATCGACGAGGAGACCCGGCGAATATTGGCAAGGTCGCGTCGAATGCCGAAGTGACACGCAAAGGAGGGCGGTTCGGCGTCAGTCATCGTGCGCCGCCTATGCAGCCTGATCTGGCGCTCTGGCCAGTGACGGACTTCTCCGCACTGCTGCAGGCATTCGAGGAGCGAGGCTTCCGCTCTTCCTGCGCGTGGTACCTAAACGATGACGCCAACATCGCCTACGCTCGTCGCGCACCGGATGGCGGCAGGTTGTCATTGCCTGTGCTGTTTGTGAACGGCGACTACGATCAGATGAACAACATCAACGGCAATCGATTGGGCGACCCGATGCGGGCGGCTTGTGCAGACCTCACCATAACGAGCCTGCCAGGCGCGCACTGGCTGCCGCTGGAATGCAAGTCAGGACTCGTTGTTGCCATTGATAACTGGCTTCAAAGCAAAAAGCTTTGA
- a CDS encoding NAD(P)-dependent oxidoreductase — MSSGKILVTGAAGKIGTAFWQERDDQSDLRLADLDVTALPDSAQRFALDVTDQASCLRACEGIHTVIHLAADPDPDADFMASLLPVNIVGTYNMLFAAKAQGCERFIFASSAQVIEGYPTDVQVQECMAPKPGNLYGVSKAFGEALASMYANDGQMTTIAVRIANVAKFQQGETHSPRDVAAFISFRDVVALLNNCVEAELKGFHVIHGVSDNRYKRLSIDQSRKVVGYAPIDDGFEILEGGAQSD; from the coding sequence ATGAGCTCAGGAAAAATCCTCGTCACAGGTGCGGCAGGAAAAATCGGCACTGCTTTCTGGCAAGAGCGCGATGATCAATCCGATTTGCGTTTGGCCGATCTAGACGTAACAGCACTTCCGGACTCGGCACAGCGTTTCGCTCTGGATGTCACGGATCAAGCCAGTTGCCTTCGAGCTTGCGAAGGTATCCACACCGTCATCCATCTAGCTGCTGACCCTGACCCAGACGCCGATTTCATGGCCTCACTGCTTCCAGTGAACATCGTGGGCACTTACAACATGCTGTTCGCCGCAAAGGCGCAAGGCTGCGAGCGCTTCATATTTGCGAGCAGTGCCCAAGTGATCGAAGGATATCCAACGGATGTTCAGGTACAGGAATGCATGGCACCTAAACCAGGCAATCTTTACGGCGTCAGCAAGGCGTTTGGAGAAGCATTGGCTTCGATGTATGCAAACGACGGACAGATGACGACCATCGCAGTCCGTATTGCCAACGTAGCCAAATTTCAACAAGGGGAGACCCACAGTCCCAGAGACGTCGCCGCCTTCATCAGTTTTAGAGATGTTGTCGCGCTACTCAATAATTGCGTTGAAGCCGAGCTAAAGGGGTTTCACGTTATCCATGGGGTCTCAGATAACCGCTATAAGCGCCTCTCTATTGATCAGAGCAGAAAAGTTGTCGGATATGCTCCCATTGATGATGGGTTTGAGATTTTGGAAGGAGGCGCTCAATCTGATTGA
- a CDS encoding MarR family winged helix-turn-helix transcriptional regulator, which translates to MPTDTQLNLSRYVPGLVTFLANKLATGASQCYRKHFGIGVVEWRMLSMLAVESDITANRICQAIGLDKSAVSRSLQTLEAAGRITSQLDPKDARRYTVRLTASGKELHDRVLKVALERESRLLSGLTPAEVDTLVDLLGRLHLQVPNVNSYDPSEE; encoded by the coding sequence ATGCCTACCGATACACAACTGAACCTGTCGCGTTATGTACCTGGCCTGGTGACATTCCTGGCGAACAAACTCGCCACCGGGGCTTCCCAGTGCTATCGCAAACACTTCGGCATCGGCGTTGTTGAATGGCGGATGCTTTCAATGCTCGCCGTTGAATCCGACATCACCGCCAATCGAATCTGCCAGGCGATCGGTCTCGACAAGAGCGCTGTCAGCCGTTCGTTGCAGACATTGGAAGCGGCGGGGCGGATCACCAGTCAGCTGGATCCCAAAGATGCACGGCGTTACACCGTGCGATTGACGGCCAGCGGCAAAGAACTGCATGACCGCGTGCTCAAAGTCGCACTTGAGCGTGAGTCGCGTCTGCTCAGCGGATTGACCCCGGCTGAGGTCGACACGTTGGTTGACTTGCTTGGGCGCCTGCACCTGCAAGTGCCCAATGTGAACAGTTATGACCCGAGTGAGGAGTGA
- a CDS encoding PDR/VanB family oxidoreductase, producing MLQVNVTRKVVEAEGICSFELCAVDDKPLPPFNAGAHIDIHIAGGLTRQYSLCNDSRERHRYVISVLKDPASRGGSTAMHDTISQGQTLSISEPRNLFPIADSAKRHLLFGGGIGITPMLAMAHELHHQGADFELHYSFRSSKRAAFIQWLKQAPFANDVHLHDDSGSPEQKLDATALLAVPETATHLYVCGPAGFMTFILDTAQAAGWPEDRVHREFFAAAPVDASAASPFEVQLASTGQIFYIPADRTVFEVLDEAGIAIESSCEQGVCGTCVTGLLEGIADHRDQFMTAAEHAANDRFTPCCSRAKSPRLVLDL from the coding sequence ATGCTTCAAGTCAACGTCACCCGCAAGGTCGTCGAGGCCGAGGGCATCTGCAGTTTCGAGCTGTGCGCAGTGGACGATAAGCCGTTACCACCGTTCAATGCCGGTGCTCACATCGACATCCACATTGCCGGCGGCCTCACCCGGCAATACTCGCTGTGCAATGATTCCCGAGAACGTCATCGCTACGTGATCAGTGTGCTGAAGGACCCCGCCTCGCGCGGCGGTTCCACTGCGATGCACGACACCATCAGTCAGGGACAGACACTCAGCATCAGCGAACCCCGCAACCTCTTCCCAATCGCCGATTCAGCGAAGCGTCACCTGCTGTTCGGCGGCGGTATCGGCATTACGCCGATGCTGGCAATGGCCCATGAACTCCATCATCAAGGCGCGGATTTCGAACTGCATTACAGCTTCCGATCCAGCAAGCGTGCCGCGTTTATCCAATGGCTCAAGCAAGCGCCTTTCGCCAACGACGTGCACTTGCATGACGACAGCGGATCGCCCGAACAGAAACTCGATGCAACCGCCCTCCTCGCCGTGCCCGAGACCGCGACTCACCTCTACGTGTGTGGCCCGGCCGGCTTCATGACTTTCATCCTCGACACCGCGCAGGCCGCTGGCTGGCCCGAAGATCGCGTGCACAGAGAGTTCTTCGCCGCCGCACCTGTCGATGCAAGCGCTGCTTCGCCTTTCGAAGTTCAGCTGGCGAGCACAGGGCAGATTTTTTACATCCCCGCCGATCGCACCGTTTTCGAAGTGCTCGATGAGGCCGGGATTGCCATCGAATCATCCTGCGAGCAAGGCGTCTGCGGCACCTGTGTCACGGGCTTGCTCGAAGGCATTGCCGATCATCGTGATCAGTTCATGACGGCTGCAGAACACGCTGCCAATGACCGTTTCACCCCGTGCTGCTCACGTGCCAAATCGCCCCGGCTGGTATTGGACCTTTAA
- a CDS encoding aromatic ring-hydroxylating dioxygenase subunit alpha, whose amino-acid sequence MTTAAQPLAHEIAPATAPSFPLDQWYVAALSRELKDQPLGRTLLNKPVVLFRTADNQVAALEDRCCHRALPLSGGTVEARGLRCGYHGLLFNEGGKCIEIPGQDKIPSKAKVPAYPVREQDQIIWIWFGSAEHPEPTFAPPVYDVHSSGKYLFDGDVYHYDAPYQLIHDNLMDLSHLGYVHLHTIGGNASIHMNAKMNVDGDDSMVRVVRHMPDSVPPPTYTAAYPFKGNIDRWQEIEFHFNHLRIWTGAIDAGTDDLNNPDRGGFHMRGFHGVTPETDTSSHYFWTMATNPEHDPEAVTAKVLHQTRLTFDEDKVVIEAQYQNMCRFGTRPMIDIHVDVGANRARRIIERLRNPTS is encoded by the coding sequence ATGACTACCGCTGCCCAGCCTCTCGCCCATGAAATTGCCCCGGCCACTGCGCCGAGTTTTCCTCTCGATCAATGGTACGTCGCAGCCTTGAGCCGGGAGTTGAAAGACCAACCCCTTGGCCGCACGTTGCTGAATAAACCAGTGGTGCTTTTTCGCACGGCAGATAACCAGGTCGCCGCGCTGGAAGACCGCTGCTGCCATCGTGCATTGCCCCTGTCTGGCGGCACTGTGGAAGCACGCGGTTTACGCTGCGGTTACCACGGTCTGCTATTCAATGAAGGCGGGAAATGCATCGAAATTCCGGGACAGGACAAGATCCCCAGCAAAGCCAAAGTCCCTGCCTACCCAGTCCGAGAGCAGGATCAGATCATCTGGATCTGGTTTGGCAGCGCCGAGCATCCTGAGCCGACATTCGCGCCACCGGTCTACGACGTGCACAGCAGCGGTAAATACCTGTTCGACGGTGATGTCTACCACTACGACGCGCCCTATCAACTCATCCACGACAACCTCATGGATCTCAGTCATCTGGGCTACGTCCATTTGCACACCATTGGCGGCAACGCCAGCATTCATATGAACGCGAAGATGAACGTCGATGGTGATGACTCAATGGTTCGCGTGGTTCGTCATATGCCTGACTCCGTTCCGCCGCCGACCTACACCGCGGCCTACCCGTTCAAAGGCAACATCGACCGCTGGCAGGAGATCGAATTTCACTTCAATCACCTGCGCATCTGGACCGGCGCGATAGACGCGGGCACGGACGATCTGAACAACCCGGATCGGGGCGGTTTTCATATGCGTGGCTTTCACGGCGTGACACCGGAAACGGACACTTCAAGCCACTATTTCTGGACCATGGCCACCAACCCTGAACATGACCCCGAGGCCGTCACAGCCAAAGTTCTGCATCAGACGCGATTGACGTTCGATGAAGACAAAGTGGTGATCGAGGCGCAGTACCAGAACATGTGCCGGTTTGGTACGCGCCCGATGATTGATATTCACGTCGACGTCGGTGCCAATCGAGCCAGGAGAATCATTGAGCGACTGCGCAACCCAACGAGTTGA
- a CDS encoding cyclase family protein, whose translation MSQPIQRKRRLVDLSVTLDNNPYTDPPPLLPKIDYMDHQQGWPEMAAMFPGLQLEQMPGNESWAAERLQITTHSGTHMDAPWHYASTTDGGEPAFGIDELPLDWCLQPGVKLDFRHLPDGHVVTAEEVEAELARISYVLQPLDIVLINTRAGALFGQPGYLDAGIGMGREATMYLLERGVRVVGTDAWSWDAPFKYTRERFAASGDASIIWEGHKAGRDIGYGQMEKLANLESLPTSGFTVSCFPYKIRHASAGFVRAVAIFEE comes from the coding sequence ATGTCACAGCCCATCCAGCGTAAACGTCGTCTGGTCGACCTTTCGGTGACCCTCGATAACAACCCGTACACAGACCCGCCACCGCTGTTGCCGAAGATCGATTACATGGATCACCAACAAGGCTGGCCGGAGATGGCGGCGATGTTCCCGGGTTTGCAGCTTGAGCAAATGCCCGGCAATGAGTCGTGGGCCGCCGAGCGCTTGCAGATCACCACCCACAGCGGTACCCACATGGACGCGCCGTGGCATTACGCCTCGACCACCGATGGCGGCGAGCCGGCGTTTGGCATTGATGAGTTGCCGCTGGACTGGTGTTTGCAGCCGGGGGTCAAACTGGATTTTCGCCATTTGCCTGACGGTCACGTGGTCACGGCAGAAGAGGTTGAAGCGGAACTGGCGCGTATCTCGTATGTGCTGCAACCACTTGATATCGTGCTGATCAACACACGCGCCGGTGCGCTGTTCGGTCAGCCGGGTTACCTCGATGCTGGCATCGGCATGGGACGCGAAGCCACGATGTATCTGCTGGAACGCGGCGTGCGCGTGGTCGGCACGGATGCCTGGAGCTGGGACGCGCCGTTCAAATACACCCGTGAGCGTTTTGCCGCCAGCGGCGATGCCTCGATCATCTGGGAAGGCCACAAGGCCGGGCGCGATATCGGCTACGGGCAAATGGAAAAACTGGCCAACCTTGAGTCCCTGCCTACGAGTGGTTTCACGGTGTCGTGCTTTCCCTACAAGATCCGCCATGCGTCTGCAGGTTTTGTGCGCGCGGTGGCTATTTTCGAGGAGTGA
- a CDS encoding NAD-dependent epimerase/dehydratase family protein: MRVLITGANGFVGRELLRCLLARGSLRGQVIRSLLVLDTDVQGLPDDPRLRRHSGSVTDAALMRRVLADGIDVVFHLVSIPGGAAEAHYESGYQVNLLASLELLDQLRNKARPPVLVYASSVAVYGADLPAKMNEQAELHPQLSYGTHKMMVERALIDLGRRAEVDGRAVRLPGIVARPREPNGLRSAFMSDLMRAFAEGAEYCCPVSPQATAWWMSARCCVNNLIHAAELDDAAAQQRVWQLPVLHLSIAQVIDALAATYGEQRRALISFAAELDLETLFGRMPPLKTPQARAAGFNHDGNVATLIRNALNPAPYRPLPLNGDTPHVTAHPA; the protein is encoded by the coding sequence ATGCGTGTACTGATTACCGGAGCCAATGGCTTTGTCGGTCGCGAACTGCTGCGTTGTCTGCTCGCGCGCGGCAGTTTGCGCGGGCAAGTCATTCGTTCGTTGCTGGTGCTGGACACCGATGTCCAAGGCCTGCCAGACGATCCCCGCCTGCGGCGGCACAGCGGCAGCGTGACGGATGCAGCGTTGATGCGCCGGGTCTTGGCCGATGGCATTGATGTGGTGTTTCACCTGGTCAGTATTCCCGGCGGAGCAGCGGAGGCGCACTACGAATCGGGTTATCAGGTCAACCTGCTGGCCAGCCTCGAACTGCTTGATCAACTGCGCAACAAGGCGCGACCTCCGGTGCTGGTGTATGCCAGCAGCGTCGCGGTGTACGGCGCTGATCTGCCGGCAAAGATGAACGAGCAGGCTGAACTGCACCCGCAATTGTCGTACGGCACACACAAGATGATGGTCGAGCGTGCGCTGATCGATCTGGGTCGGCGCGCTGAAGTCGATGGACGCGCGGTGCGCCTGCCGGGCATTGTCGCGCGCCCGCGTGAACCCAACGGCTTGCGCTCGGCCTTCATGAGCGACTTGATGCGTGCCTTCGCCGAGGGCGCTGAGTATTGCTGCCCGGTGTCGCCGCAGGCTACGGCGTGGTGGATGTCGGCGCGCTGTTGCGTGAACAACCTGATCCACGCCGCCGAACTGGATGACGCCGCCGCGCAACAGCGGGTCTGGCAACTGCCGGTGCTGCATTTGTCCATCGCCCAAGTCATCGATGCGCTGGCGGCAACTTACGGCGAGCAACGCCGTGCGCTGATCAGTTTCGCCGCTGAACTTGACCTCGAAACCCTGTTCGGGCGCATGCCGCCCTTGAAAACCCCACAGGCCCGCGCTGCCGGCTTCAACCATGACGGCAACGTCGCCACGCTTATTCGCAACGCCCTCAACCCAGCCCCTTATCGGCCTCTGCCGTTGAACGGAGATACGCCTCATGTCACAGCCCATCCAGCGTAA
- a CDS encoding fumarylacetoacetate hydrolase family protein: MKLATLKNASRDGQLVVVSRDMARALDARLVAPTLQHAIENWREAEPRLQALARELENHDCREAFAFDPAQAMAPLPRAYQWCDGSAFLSHGALMQKAFNLDPIEGADLTPLMYQGAGDDFIGAHDDIELPSESQGIDFEGEFVVLVDDVPMGCSAEDALQHIKLILQINDVSLRALAPREMRTGFGFLQAKPSSSFAPLAITPDELGEAWRDGRVNLPLQVQWNGEWFGQPHGAQMNFHFGELIAHAALTRRLRAGTLIGSGTVSNAERNVGSACIAERRAIEMIEQGAPVTGFMRFGDRVRMDVTGSDGQSLFGAIDQRVVKANG, from the coding sequence ATGAAGCTCGCAACCCTGAAAAACGCTAGCCGTGACGGCCAATTGGTGGTGGTTTCGCGCGACATGGCCCGGGCGCTGGACGCGCGTTTGGTGGCGCCGACCTTGCAGCACGCCATCGAAAACTGGCGCGAAGCCGAGCCGCGTTTGCAGGCCCTGGCGCGTGAGCTTGAAAACCACGATTGCCGCGAGGCCTTTGCCTTCGACCCGGCGCAGGCGATGGCGCCGTTGCCGCGTGCTTATCAATGGTGCGACGGTTCGGCGTTTCTCAGTCACGGTGCGCTGATGCAGAAGGCGTTCAACCTCGACCCGATTGAAGGCGCCGACCTTACGCCGTTGATGTACCAGGGCGCCGGGGATGACTTCATCGGCGCACACGATGACATCGAACTGCCGAGCGAAAGCCAGGGCATCGATTTCGAAGGCGAATTTGTCGTGCTGGTCGATGATGTGCCAATGGGCTGTTCGGCGGAAGACGCGTTGCAGCACATCAAGCTGATCCTGCAGATCAACGATGTCAGCCTGCGTGCACTCGCTCCGCGGGAAATGCGCACCGGGTTTGGTTTCCTGCAAGCCAAACCGTCCTCCAGTTTTGCCCCGCTGGCGATTACCCCGGATGAACTCGGTGAAGCCTGGCGAGACGGTCGCGTCAATTTGCCCCTGCAAGTGCAGTGGAACGGCGAGTGGTTCGGCCAACCGCACGGCGCACAGATGAACTTTCATTTTGGCGAGCTGATCGCTCACGCGGCCCTGACCCGTCGCCTGCGCGCCGGCACGCTGATCGGTTCCGGCACGGTGTCGAACGCCGAGCGCAACGTCGGCTCGGCGTGCATCGCCGAACGTCGGGCCATTGAGATGATCGAGCAGGGTGCGCCGGTGACAGGTTTCATGCGTTTCGGCGATCGCGTGCGCATGGACGTCACTGGCAGCGATGGTCAATCACTGTTTGGTGCGATCGATCAACGCGTCGTCAAAGCCAACGGCTAA
- a CDS encoding cupin domain-containing protein, whose protein sequence is MQALPPFKRVVTGHDAHGRAVVASHAATTNVFALQAVPGTVFHEIWNSSGSPALLDNADDPTSKPLQLSPGPLGSVIRVVDIPPDSVQNQVSAADAAAAFAEIGQAHAGTGQANSRHKLMHRTETLDYGIVTEGEVWLVLDDEEVHLKRGDVVVQRGTNHAWSNRTEAMARMVFILLDGRFAAELQSSPGEKS, encoded by the coding sequence ATGCAAGCGCTTCCCCCTTTCAAACGCGTGGTCACCGGGCATGATGCCCACGGCCGCGCGGTCGTCGCCAGTCACGCAGCAACTACCAACGTCTTCGCACTGCAAGCGGTGCCGGGCACGGTGTTTCATGAAATATGGAACAGCAGCGGCAGTCCGGCCCTGCTCGACAATGCCGATGATCCAACCAGCAAACCCTTACAGCTGAGCCCCGGCCCGCTGGGCAGTGTGATTCGCGTCGTCGATATTCCGCCAGACAGCGTGCAGAACCAGGTCAGCGCTGCCGATGCAGCCGCCGCATTCGCCGAGATTGGCCAGGCGCATGCCGGTACCGGCCAGGCGAACTCGCGGCACAAACTGATGCACCGCACCGAAACCCTCGATTACGGCATCGTCACCGAAGGCGAAGTCTGGCTGGTGCTCGACGATGAAGAGGTCCACCTCAAGCGCGGCGACGTGGTGGTTCAACGCGGTACGAATCACGCGTGGAGCAACCGTACCGAGGCCATGGCACGCATGGTGTTTATTCTGCTGGACGGGCGTTTCGCCGCTGAACTGCAAAGCAGCCCGGGAGAAAAATCATGA